TTGGGATCACTTCCGAAACTCGGACCTCTTCAAGGAGCTGAGCCAGGGCTACGAGGACGCGACCGGCAACCACATCGTGTCGCTGACCTATTACGGCGCCCGCCACGTCACCTCGAACAAGCCGATCCTCAAGCCCGAAGACATGAAGGGCCTCAAGATCCGCGTGCCGAACGCGCCGCTCTACATGATGTTCCCCCGCGCGACCGGCGCCAATCCGACGCCGATCGCCTTCGCCGAGGTCTACCTGGCGCTGCAGCAGGGCACGGTGGACGCGCAGGAGAACCCGCTGCCGACCATCCAGGCCAAGAAGTTCTACGAGGTGCAGGACGACATCAACCTCACCGGCCACATCACCGACGCGCTCCTGACCATCGTCGGCGGGCCGACGTGGAACCAGCTGTCCGACGAGGACAAAGCGGCGCTCTCCACCGTGCTGGAGGAGACGGCCGACTGCGCCACCCAGCAGATCATCGACAAGGAGAACGAGCTGGCGGCCTGGTTCAAGGAGCAGGGCGTGACCGTGAACGAGGTCGACCGCGGCCCGTTCATCGAGGCGACGAAGGCCATGCATAACGGCGACATGGCCACCTGGGATCAGGAGACCTACGACCGCCTTCAGGCGATCAAGTAGGCTCGATGGCTCCGGCGCAGCCTCCCCTGCCCTGGCTCGGCGGCTGCGCCTGCCACGCGGTGCGCTATCTCGTGACCGGTCCGCCGGTCGCGATCTACGCGTGCCACTGCCGGGACTGCCAGCGCAGCACCGGCTCGGCCTACGTGCTGGTGCTGCGCGTCCCCGTCGCCGCCTTCTCGGTCGACTGGGACTCGCTGACGGCGATCGAGCGGGTCGGCGATTCGGGCGGGCGCATGCTGTGCCACTTCTGCGCCGAGTGCGGCACGCGCATCGTCAACACCCGCACCGACCGTGACGTGGTGAACCTGCGCGCCGGCACGCTGGACGACCCCTCCTTCGTCGAGCCCAGCGCCCACATCTGGACGTCGCGGGCACTGCCCGGCGTCGTCATCCCACCGGCGGCCTACGCCCACCCCGAGCAGCCCGACGACCCCGACGCATTGACCCGAGCGTTTCGCGAAGTACCCGCATGAGCGACGACAACACGGCGCCCTCCGCCCCCTTCCCGGCCGACGACGAGCCGATCGACCTCTCCGACATCCAGTGGGACGATGCGCCCGTGCTGGTCGTCTTCTGGGGGCTGGCGTTCGTCGTCTTCCTGCAGTTCTTTACGCGCTACGTGCTGAACAATTCGCTCGGCTGGACCGAGGAGATCGCGCGCTTCCTCCTGATCGCCGTCACCTTCATCGGGGCGATCATGGCGGTGCGCAAAGGGAGCCACATCGCGGTGGAGATCCTCTACCGCTGGTTTCCGCGCCCGCTGCGCCGCGTGCTTCAGACTTTGGTCGACGTGACCGCCGTCCTCTTCTACGGCGCGCTGACCTGGCTCACCTACCAGCTCGCCGGCCGCACCTTCCAGATGATGGTGTCGATCGACGTGCCCAAGTCGTGGCTCTACTACGGCATCATGGTCTGCTTCGCGCTGATGACGATGTACGCGGTCATCGTCGCGGTGCGCCACGTCCGGACCGGCACCAGCCGGCTGATCGACCCGCACCTGCACGAGGCCACCCCGTCGATGGAATGACCCCGGCGGCACCGATGCCCTCCGCAGGCGCCCGGTGCGGCCCTCCGAAAGGCTCCGAACCGGCGCAGGCGCCCCGCCTCGCGACACTCACACCGCCCCTCGTCACCACCACTCGCGAGGGGCACGGACACCAGGCCCATTTGCGCGCGGCGCCCTGCCCGGCGGCCGCAGCGTAAGAAAGGACACGCGTGGATCTCGTCCTTCTGTTCGGCGTCCTCTTCGGCGCCATCGCGCTCGGATTTCCCGTCGCCATCGCGCTGGCGGGGTCGTCGGCGATCTTCATCATGGTCACCGGGCAGGTGCCCGAGATGGTCGTCGCCCACCGCATGATCAACGGCGTGGACTCGTTCCCGCTGCTGGCGGTGCCGTTCTTCATCCTCGCCGGCAACCTCATGAACACCGCCGGCATCACCGAGCGCATCTTCGACTTCGCCAAGGCCCTCGTCGGCTGGATGCGCGGCGGCCTCGGCCATGTGAACATCGGCGCCTCGGTGATCTTCGCCGGCATGTCGGGTGCGGCGGTGGCCGACGCGGGCGGCCTCGGCGCCATCGAGATCAAGGCGATGCGCGACGCGGGTTATGATCCCGGTTTCTCCGTCGGCGTCACGGCGGCGTCGTCGACGATCGGGCCGATCATCCCGCCGTCGCTGCCGATGGTGATCTACGGCGTGGTCGCCGGCGCCTCCATCGGCCAGCTCTTCGCCGCGGGGTTCATTCCGGGCCTGGTGATGGCCGTGTCGCTGATGGTGATGGTGTTCTTCTACGCCCGCATCCGGAACTATCCGCGCGATGCGCGCTTCTCTATCCGCCGGTTGGGTTCCTCGTACCGGCGAGCCTTCCTCTCGCTGCTGACGCCGATCATCATCGTCGGCGGCATCCTCACCGGCGCCTTCACGCCGACCGAGGCCGCCATCGCCGCCTGCGTGTGGGCGCTGTTCCTGGGGCTCATCGTCTACCGCACGCTCACCTGGCGCCGCTTCCTGCGCGTCTCGTACGACACGATCGAGACGACTGCCGTCGTCCTCTTCATCGTCGCCGCCGCGTCGATCTTCGCCTGGGTGCTGACCTCCAATCGCGTGCCGGAGCACTTCGCCGCGCTGCTGCTCTCGGCGTCCGAGAATCCGGTCGTCATCCTCATCCTCATCAACCTGATCCTGCTGGTGGTCGGGTGCTTCCTGGAGACGGTCGCGGCGATCACCATTCTGGTGCCGGTGCTGCTGCCGATCGCCGTGAAGGTGGGCGTCGATCCGGTGCACTTCGGCGTCATCATGGTGCTGAACCTGATGATCGGGCTGCTGACGCCGCCCATCGGCATGGTCCTCTACGTGCTGTCGCGCGTGTCCAAGGTGCCGTTCGAGCGGTGCGTGTCGGCCACCGCTCCCTTCCTCATCCCGCTCGGCATCGTGCTCGTCCTGATCACGTTCGTCCCGGCGATCACGATGTGGCTGCCGACGCTGATCTACCGCTGACCCGTTGACGGGACCGGCCCTCCGGTCCGAACGTCACCGGTGTGGCGGAGGGTCGAACGGGTCATGGCAGGACTAGGCGAAGCATCGCTGGCAGAGCTTCGCGCGATGGTGGCGCACGGGCCGACCGTGGTCGCCACCATCACCAAGAAGGCCGGCTCCACGCCGCGCGACCGCGGCGCCTGGCTGATCGTCGCGGCGGACCGGTTCTCCGGCACCATCGGCGGCGGCGAGGCGGAACGGCGTACGGTCGAGGCGGCGCGCGGCATGCTCGTCAGCGGGATCGACGAGATGGAACTCGACATGCCACTCGGCCCCGCGCTCGACCAGTGCTGCGGCGGTCACCTCGTCGTCGCGCTGAAGCGCATCACCGCGCCGCCGGCCGGCCCCTTCGCGCTCACCGAAGGCGGGCCGCTGCTGAGCGACCCGTTCCGCCGCACGGTCCTCGTCTACGGCGCGGGCCACGTCGGCCAGGCGCTGATCCGGGCGCTGGAGCCGCTGCCGTTCAACCTCACCTGGGTCGACGCCCGCCACGAGGACGCCTTCCCGGTGCTGAGCGACGTGCCGTGCCGCCGCATCGCGCTGCCAGAGACGGTCGCCGCCGAGGCACCGGACGACGCCTTCCACCTCGTCATGACGCACAGCCACGCGGTGGACCTCGAGATCGTCGCCGCGGTGCTGGCACGCCCCTTCGGCTTTCTGGGGCTGATCGGGTCGCAATCGAAGCGGGCCGCCTTCTTGCATCGCCTGCACGAGCGGTATCTTGACACCTCGCGCCTCACCTGCCCCATCGGGCTGGACATTCCGGGAAAGGAGCCCGCCGTGATCGCCGCTTCCGTCGCCGCCCAGCTCCTCGCCGTGGACCGGACATGCTGATCAAGCGCGGCCGCCTGCGCCCGTTCGACGGCACGATCACCGGTGCCGACCCGTTCGCCGTCATCGTCGACGGCGCGCTGGTGCTGGACGACGGCGAAGTGATCGACCACGGCACCGCCGCCGCGATGATCGACGCCTACCCCGAGGCCCCCGTGGTCGACAGTGCCAGCCTTTTGACGCCCGGCCTCTACGACGCGCACATCCACTACAGCCAGAGCCGCATCATCGGCACCTTCGCCGGCGGGCTGCTGGAGTGGCTGGAGAGCGTGACCTTCCCCGAGGAGGCGCGGTTCGACGATCCGTCCTACGCCGCCATGGTCGCGCGCGAGTTCTGCGACGCGCTGGAGGCCGTCGGCACCACCTCGGCGACGGTCTACTGCACGTCCCACCCGGTGTCGGTGGATGCGCTGTTCGATGAGGCGCGCGGGCGGCAGCTGCGGATCTGCGCCGGCCTCGTGATGATGGACCGCAACGCCCCCTCCGCGCTGCTGACCCCCGCCCAGGACGCTTACGACCAGGCACGCGAGCTGATCGAGCGCTGGCACGGCGCCGAGGACGGACGCCTGACCTACGCGATCACCCCCCGCTTCGCGCCGACGTCGACGCCCGCGCTGCTGGAGGCCGCGGCCGCGCTGTGGCAGGAGTTCCCGAGCTGCACGATGCAGACGCACCTGTCGGAGAGCACCGACGAGGTGGAGTGGGTGCGCCGCCTCTTCCCCGACGCACCGGACTATCTCGGCGTGTACGAGAATTTCGGGCTCGTGGGGCCGGGCGCGATCTTTGCCCACGCCATCCACCTGTCCGATCGCGAGGTGGGCCTCCTCGCCGAGAGCGGCGCCGTCGTCGCCCATTGTCCCACCGCCAACCGCTTCCTCGGCTCCGGCCGCTGCGATGTCGCCCGCCTCCTGAAGGCGGGCGTCGCGGTGCAGCTCGGCAGCGACGTGGGCGGTGGGACCACGTTCGACATGATGGAAGTCGCCGCCGAGGCCGAAGGGGTGACGCGCCACGGGAGGGCACCTCATGGCGACTGATCGGGACGCCTTCGTCGCGCGCTACGGCGGTGTCTACGAGCACAGCCCCTGGGTGGCGGAGCGGGCGTGGGACGGCGGCGCGCCCGAGGCGGGCGACGTCGTGCCGGCCTTGCGCCGGGTCGTCGAGCGGGCAGGGCACGCCGCGCAGCTCGCGCTGTTGCGCGCCCACCCGGACCTGGCGGGCCGGCTCGGCGTCGGCGCGCTCACGGCCGACTCCGCCGCCGAACAGGCCGGCGCCGGTCTGGACCAGTGTTCCGAGGCCGAATTCGCCGAGTTCACCGCCCTCAACGCACGCTATGTCGAGCGGTTCGGCTTTCCCTTCATCATCGCCGTGCGCGGGCTGGACCGCGCCGCCATCCTCGCCGCGTTCCGCCGCCGCGTGGAGGGCGACCCGGAGGCCGAGTTCCGCACCGCGCTCGACCAGGTCCACCGCATCGCCGCGCTGCGGATCGCCGCAATTGGCACTGCGTCCGAGGTCGAGCGTGTACCGGTGGAGCGCGACGACCTGCTGCGCCTCGTCGGCACCGCGTTGGCCCGCAACGGGGCGAGCGCGGCGGCGGCGACGGCGATCGCCGAGATGGTGGTGACCGCCGAGGGGGACGGCGCGCACTCGCACGGCGTCTTCCGCGTACCGGGATATGTGAAGGCGCTGAAGGCCGGCGCGCTGGACGGTCATGCCGTGCCGCGCCTCCTCGCCCGCGAGGGGGCGGTCCTGCGCTACGATGCCGGACGCTCCGCCGCTCCGTTCGCCTACGCGGTGACGCTGCCGGAGCTGGCCGAGGTCGCCGAGCGGCTCGGAGTCGGGGTCCTGGCGCTCGCCAACGTGGCACACTTCCAGGCGATGTGGCCGGAGACCGAGTGGCTCGCCGAGCGCGGCCTCGTCGCCTTCGCCTGCACGGCGAACTTCCCCTACCTCGCCCCCGCCGGCGGCACGCGGCCGGTGTTCGGCACCAATCCGCTGGCGTTCGCGCTGCCGGGCGACCCGCCCGTCGCGATCGACATGGCCGCCTCCACCATGGCCCGCGGCGACGTGATGCTCGCCGCACGGGAGGGGCGGCCGGTGGCGGACGGCGTCGGCGTCGACGCCGACGGCATCCCCACGTCCGACCCCGCCGCGATCCTGAAAGGCGCGCAGCTCCCCTTCGGCGGCCACAAGGGCTCGGCCGTTGCGCTGATGGTGGAGCTGTTGGCGGGCCTCTGCGGCGGGCCCTACAGCGACGTCGCCGTGGACGCCTCCGGCGCCGGCGTCCCTGTCGGCGCGGTGTTCGTCCTGGCGCTGTCGCCGGCAGCGCTCGGCGGACCGGACGCGCTTGCCGAGGCGGGCGCGTTCGTCGACCGGCTGCGCCGCGTGCCGGGGGTGCGGGTGCCCGGCGAGCGGCGCCACCGCAACCGCCGCAAGGGCGGGCCGATCATGGTCGAAGCGCGGATCCTGGACGAGGTGCGGGCGCTCGTCGGCTCCGGGTGACGGGCGCGTCGCCGACGCGGATCAGGCCGCGTCGTGGAAGATGACGCCGAGGGTATAGCGCTCGCCCGAGCGCAGCCGGCTGACGCCGTGCCGCAGCATCACCCGGTGGTCCCCCTTGGTGCCGCGGCGCGGGCGGACGGAGGTGGTGAACAGCGCCCCCTCGCCCTGCGCCAGCGTCACCACCTCGGCGCGCGACTGCATGCGGGGCCGCTGCTCGGTGAGCACCAATTCGCCCCCCTCGAACCCCGCCGGATCCGACAAGAGCACGACGAGCTGTAGCGGGAAGGCAACCGCCCCGTAGAGGTCCTGGTGCAGGCAGTTGTAGTCACCGGGGCCATATTTCAGAATCAGCGGCGTCGGCTTCTCCTGCCCCTCGGCGTGGCACCGCGCCAGCATCTCGCCGAGCGTCGCGGGGTAGCGGTCCATCGCCAAACGATCGGCCCAGCCGTTGGCGATCCGCGCGGCGTGCGGGTAGACCGCCTCGCGCAGCGTCGCGACCGTCTCCGGCAGCGGGTCGGCGAAGTACTTGTATTCGCCCGAGCCGAAGCCGTGCCGCTTCATGATCACGCGGCTACGGAAGCGCTCCTGCGCGTAGAGCGCGGCGAGCGCGGCGCAGGTCGCCGGGTTCAGCAGCGGCCCGGTGCGGGCGACGCCGTACGCATCGATCTCGGCGCCGATCGCCGCCCAGTCCAGCGCGTCTACGGTCGCCTTCACGTCCGCTGCCGGCTTTCCCTCAGTGGCCATGAGCGGTCTCCCTCCGGTGGTCGCGCTCCCGGTCAAGGAGCGCGGCCTTGCGTTCCACGCCCCAGCGGTATCCCGCCAGCGAGCCGTCCGCCCGCACCACCCGGTGGCACGGCACCAGAACGGCGATCCTGTTGGCCCCGCAGGCGCGCGCGACGGCACGGTGGGACGTGGGCGCGCCGATCGCCGCGGCAACCTCGGCGTAGCTGGCGGTGGACCCGATCGGGATCGCCCGCAGAGCCGCCCACACGCGCTCCTCGAACGCGGTGCCGCGGATGTCGACCGGCAGTTCCATGGCGCGCGCCGGCTCGCGTACCGCGGCGACGACGTCCGCCACCAGCGCGTCGAACGGTGCCCCCCCGTCGATCAGCAGGGCATCGCGGAAGAGGGCGGCGGCCTCCAGCCGGCCCGCCTCGAGGGTGTCGCTCAGGCGAACGGCGGCGATGCCCTGGCGCGAGAAGACCACGGTGACGACGCCGAGGTCGGCCTGCCCGCTCGCCAGGACCATCACCTCGCCGCGACCACCGTCGGCGAGCGTGGCGGGGGCGATCGTGAACCGCGCCGCCGCCTCGTCGTAGAAGCGCGAGAGGCTGGCGAACCCGGCCGCGAACGCCGCGCCCGCGGGACGATCGCCCGCCGCCAGCGCCTCCGCCGCGCGTCGCGCCCTGCCGGCGCGGGCGTACTGCGCCGGCGTCGTCCCGGTGTGCGCCTTGAAGGTACGGTGGAAGTGGTGCGCGCTCACGCCGGCCGCCTCGGCCAGGGTCGCCAGCGGCACCGGCCCCCGCTCCAGCGCTCGGCACGCCGCCTCGACCATCAGCGCGTTGCGCTGCGCGGGGGACATCTGCGTTGGCGTGCAACGGCGGCAGGCGCGGTAGCCCGCCGCCTCCGCCTCGCGCGGGAGCGGATAGAACGTCACGTTCTCCCGGTTGGGGCGACGCGAGGGGCAGCTCGGGCGGCAATAGACCCCGGTGGTCGCCACCGCATAGACGAACGCCCCGTCCTGCTCCGCGTCGCGGGCGCAGACGGCGGTCCAGCGGGAATCCTCGGGCAGGGGGCGGGCACTGTGGCTCATCTCTTCCTGGATGCTCATCGATTCGGCTCCATGCCGGGGCGCGTCACGGCGCCCGGCTCTGTCGCCGGCCGGGCGGGCTTTCGGCCCGGTCCCGACACGGCGAGGCGTCTCTTCGGTCACCACATGGCCCGCCCGCCCCTCGGCGTCGTCTCGGCAGTTGATCGCAAACTCTTCCCCGTCGCGAGCGCTGCGTCTACGGTCGCGTCAAAACAACAATCTGCATGGGAGGTTGAGTATGACGGACAGCCAGCGCCTGAAGGGCAAGACCGCGCTCATCACCGGCGCCGCCTCGGGCTTCGGCCGCGGCATCGCCGAGCGGTACGTCGCCGAAGGGGCGCGCGTCGTGGTGCTCGACATCAACGAGGGCGGAGCGAAGGAGGTCGCCGGCTCGCTCGGCGACGCCGCCACCGCCGTCGCCTGCGACATCACCGACGGCGCCGCCGTCTCCGCTGCGGTGGACGCCGCGACCTCGGCCTTCGGCGAACTCGACATCCTGGTCAACAACGCCGGCTGGTCGAACCCCAACACGCCGGTGATGAACGTGGACGAGGCCACGTTCGACAAGCTGTTCGCGGTGAACGTGAAGTCGATCTTCCATTTCACGCGGGCGATCGTCCCGCACTGGCGCGCGATCGGGCGCGGCGTGATGATCAACGTCGGGTCCACGGCGGGCCTGCGCCCACGCCCCGGCCTCGTCTGGTACAACGCGACGAAGGCGACGGTGAACAATATCACCAAGTCGCTGGCGATCGAGCTGGCGGGCGACCGGATCCGCGTCTGCGGCATCGCCCCGGTGATGGGCGAGACCGGGCTGCTGGAGACCTTCATGGGGATGCCGGACACCCCGGAAAACCGCAAGAAGTTCATCGCCACGATCCCGCTCGGCCGCCTTTCCAAACCGTCCGACATCGCCGGCGCCGCGGTCTACCTCGCCTCGGACGATGCCGACCTCGTGACCGGCGTGAACCTCGAGATCGACGGCGGACGCTGCATCTGACGCGGCGAAGGCCGGGTCATAGCGCGAGCGGCGAGGTCGTGCCGCTGCGCTCCAGCTCCCAGCGCGCCGCCCACGCGTCGCCGGTTCGCTCCAGCGTCAGGTAGTTGCGCTCGGCGACGTAGCGCGTGGGCTGGCCCGGCAGGCGGGCGACGCGGATGGGGCACTCCGGCAACGGGTCCTCGCCGAGGACGGCGAGGGCGCCCAGCGTGCGCGCCCACGCCTGCGGCGGCGGCCGATGGGCGATCCCGGAGGCGACGAGCTGGTGCAGTTCCTGCCCCGCGCCGAGGTCCATCACGGCGCGGGTGGCGAGGTGGATCTCACCCGACAGCGAGACGACGTCGTGCCCGTCCGACCGGGCGACAGCTCTCACCAGGCGCAGCATTCGGCGCCATTCCTCACGATGGTTGCGGCTCTGCCACTGGTCGCGCAGGTCGTCCTCGTACTTCTGCATCTTCGGGATCGCCACCATCAGCGCCTCCAGGAGCGACATGCGCGGCCCCAGCAACGGAACGCTCGACATCAGGAAGGTGTGGCCCGGCGCGTCGCGGGCGGCCTCGGCGTCCATCATCGCCCAGCCCCCGGCCCCCATGACGGCCGTGCGCGTGCGCTCCGATCGCAGGTCGGGCGCCAGGATGCGCAGCCCTGGGAAATCGACCGTGAAGCCGAGATGCGCACCGGCGCGATCGGCGAACCGGCGCGGCAGATCACCGTCGGCGGCCGCGTGCTGGAAGGTGAGGAAGCTCTCGCGCGCCGCCGCGAACAGCGTCCGGCCGACCTGCGAGCGCGTCGCGGCCGTCGGCAGCGAGCCCCATCCGTCGCAGATGTCGTGGTCGTCCCACTGCATCAGCGACGGCACGCGCGCCGCGACCCAGGCGAACTCCGGCGAGCGGTAGAGCGAGGCATAGCGCTCCAGCAGCCGCTCGCGCAGATGGTGACGCAACGCCGCCAGCGCGTCGGGCGAGGGGTCGGTGGGGATGTCGTCCGGCCAGCGGTCGCTCAGCGGGTGCCCGTCGGTGATTTCGTCGGCGTAGACCTGGTCGCCGCCGTGGAGCAGCAGGGCGAAGGGGGCGCGGCGATGCTCGTCCCGCAGGCGCGCCCACATGGCGTTGCGCTCCGATCCTTCGCGCTCCAGGTCGCCGATCTCCTCGCCGTTGCAGGACACGTAGGCGATGCGCAGGTCCGCGCGCAGGTCGCCGGCCACTTCGTGGGTTTCGCCGCGCCATGTGTAAGTGGAGGTGCGGTCGGCGGGAATCGCGAACCGCGCGCGCCAGACGGTCGCCGCGTCGTAGCGGGCGAGCGGCGTGGGCGCGACGGCGCCGTCGGCCGTCTCGATCGGCGCCGGCGGCGCGCCCTCCGGCGCGATGAAGAGGGCGGCGAGGTGGATCCGCCCGTCGCGGACGTCGTCGAGGATCAGCACCGGGCCGGTGGGCGGGGGGGTGTGGAGCGTCATGCCGCACCAGTTAGGAACGCCGCGGCGCGATCCCCAGGCCGAAGATCGCCGCAGGGGCGGCTGGGGCCGGCGTCAGCCCCCCGAGCGACCCAGGCGCGCGGGTATGGCGGGCCGCACCAGCGGCATCGCCAGCGTCAGCGCGACGCCGGGGCCCGCGGTGTCGAACGCCAGGGTGCCGGCCACCTTCTCGGCGGCGGCGGACATGATCCGCATGCCGATGCCGCCGCTGGCGAGCGGTCCGTCGCACCCGACCCCGTCATCCGACATGCGCACCACCAGTTCCCCCTGCCCCACGCGGCCCACGACCAGGATGCGGCCGGCGCGACCCGTGGGAAAAGCGTGCTTGAAGGCGTTGGTGACGAACTCGTTGACGATGGCGGCCACCGACGCGGCCTGCGCCGGAGTGACCCGCACCGGATCGACCTCGACGACCAGCGCGACGCCCTCGGGCGCCGACGCGGCGACGAAGCGGCCGAGCTTGTCCATGTAGCGGTCGAGCGCGACCTCGTCGCCGCTGTCCAGCGAATAGAGCTCCTCGTGCAGCAGCGCGGCGGCCGAGATGCGGTGCGAGACCTCCTGCAACGCGCGCCGGGTGGCCTCGTTCGGCGCGCGCCCGGCCTTCAGTCGCACGAACGAGGCGACGGACTGGAGCTGGTTCTTCACGCGGTGGTCGATCTCGCGCCGCAGGACGTCCTGCAGGCGCAGGGACAGGCGCAGCTCCATCTCGCGCACCACCTGGCGCGCCAGGGTCCGCAGCGTCTTGCGTTGCAGGTCGGTCAAGGTCCGCGGCCGCACGTCGAGCACGCACAGGGTGCCCAGCGCGACGCCGTCCGACGAGCGCAGCACCGCGCCGGCGTAGAAGCGGACCTTGGGGCCGTCCACCACGAGCGCGTTGTGCATGGAGCGCGGGTCGAGCCGCGTGTCGGGAATCTCGAGGATATCGGCCTCGCCGAGGGCATAGCGGCAGATCGACTGGTCGAGCGGGGTCTGCCGGCAGCCGAAGCCGACCTCGGCCTTGAACCACTGCCTGTCGGTGTCGACGAAGCTCACCAGCGCGACCGGCGCCTCGCAGATCGCCGCGGCCAGCTCGGCGATCTCGTCGAACTCGCTCTCGCGCGGCGTGTCGAGGATCTCGTACTGTTCGAGCGCCTTGCGCCGGCCGGCGGCGGCCACGTCTGTCTGGGCTGTCACGTGTGCACTCATGTG
This portion of the Acuticoccus sp. I52.16.1 genome encodes:
- a CDS encoding sialic acid TRAP transporter substrate-binding protein SiaP; protein product: MIIRTILAASAAAIAFAPMTASAQTMLKFAHVYESSEPYHTCAVAASDKLLAATDDRYGIEVFPASSLGKEVDINEGLGLGTVDIIYTGQLFAGRAYGPIAIGGAPFMFRDYEHWDHFRNSDLFKELSQGYEDATGNHIVSLTYYGARHVTSNKPILKPEDMKGLKIRVPNAPLYMMFPRATGANPTPIAFAEVYLALQQGTVDAQENPLPTIQAKKFYEVQDDINLTGHITDALLTIVGGPTWNQLSDEDKAALSTVLEETADCATQQIIDKENELAAWFKEQGVTVNEVDRGPFIEATKAMHNGDMATWDQETYDRLQAIK
- a CDS encoding GFA family protein, which produces MAPAQPPLPWLGGCACHAVRYLVTGPPVAIYACHCRDCQRSTGSAYVLVLRVPVAAFSVDWDSLTAIERVGDSGGRMLCHFCAECGTRIVNTRTDRDVVNLRAGTLDDPSFVEPSAHIWTSRALPGVVIPPAAYAHPEQPDDPDALTRAFREVPA
- a CDS encoding TRAP transporter small permease, whose protein sequence is MSDDNTAPSAPFPADDEPIDLSDIQWDDAPVLVVFWGLAFVVFLQFFTRYVLNNSLGWTEEIARFLLIAVTFIGAIMAVRKGSHIAVEILYRWFPRPLRRVLQTLVDVTAVLFYGALTWLTYQLAGRTFQMMVSIDVPKSWLYYGIMVCFALMTMYAVIVAVRHVRTGTSRLIDPHLHEATPSME
- a CDS encoding TRAP transporter large permease, which codes for MDLVLLFGVLFGAIALGFPVAIALAGSSAIFIMVTGQVPEMVVAHRMINGVDSFPLLAVPFFILAGNLMNTAGITERIFDFAKALVGWMRGGLGHVNIGASVIFAGMSGAAVADAGGLGAIEIKAMRDAGYDPGFSVGVTAASSTIGPIIPPSLPMVIYGVVAGASIGQLFAAGFIPGLVMAVSLMVMVFFYARIRNYPRDARFSIRRLGSSYRRAFLSLLTPIIIVGGILTGAFTPTEAAIAACVWALFLGLIVYRTLTWRRFLRVSYDTIETTAVVLFIVAAASIFAWVLTSNRVPEHFAALLLSASENPVVILILINLILLVVGCFLETVAAITILVPVLLPIAVKVGVDPVHFGVIMVLNLMIGLLTPPIGMVLYVLSRVSKVPFERCVSATAPFLIPLGIVLVLITFVPAITMWLPTLIYR
- the xdhC gene encoding xanthine dehydrogenase accessory protein XdhC, with the translated sequence MAGLGEASLAELRAMVAHGPTVVATITKKAGSTPRDRGAWLIVAADRFSGTIGGGEAERRTVEAARGMLVSGIDEMELDMPLGPALDQCCGGHLVVALKRITAPPAGPFALTEGGPLLSDPFRRTVLVYGAGHVGQALIRALEPLPFNLTWVDARHEDAFPVLSDVPCRRIALPETVAAEAPDDAFHLVMTHSHAVDLEIVAAVLARPFGFLGLIGSQSKRAAFLHRLHERYLDTSRLTCPIGLDIPGKEPAVIAASVAAQLLAVDRTC
- a CDS encoding guanine deaminase, whose translation is MLIKRGRLRPFDGTITGADPFAVIVDGALVLDDGEVIDHGTAAAMIDAYPEAPVVDSASLLTPGLYDAHIHYSQSRIIGTFAGGLLEWLESVTFPEEARFDDPSYAAMVAREFCDALEAVGTTSATVYCTSHPVSVDALFDEARGRQLRICAGLVMMDRNAPSALLTPAQDAYDQARELIERWHGAEDGRLTYAITPRFAPTSTPALLEAAAALWQEFPSCTMQTHLSESTDEVEWVRRLFPDAPDYLGVYENFGLVGPGAIFAHAIHLSDREVGLLAESGAVVAHCPTANRFLGSGRCDVARLLKAGVAVQLGSDVGGGTTFDMMEVAAEAEGVTRHGRAPHGD
- the uraD gene encoding 2-oxo-4-hydroxy-4-carboxy-5-ureidoimidazoline decarboxylase, which gives rise to MATDRDAFVARYGGVYEHSPWVAERAWDGGAPEAGDVVPALRRVVERAGHAAQLALLRAHPDLAGRLGVGALTADSAAEQAGAGLDQCSEAEFAEFTALNARYVERFGFPFIIAVRGLDRAAILAAFRRRVEGDPEAEFRTALDQVHRIAALRIAAIGTASEVERVPVERDDLLRLVGTALARNGASAAAATAIAEMVVTAEGDGAHSHGVFRVPGYVKALKAGALDGHAVPRLLAREGAVLRYDAGRSAAPFAYAVTLPELAEVAERLGVGVLALANVAHFQAMWPETEWLAERGLVAFACTANFPYLAPAGGTRPVFGTNPLAFALPGDPPVAIDMAASTMARGDVMLAAREGRPVADGVGVDADGIPTSDPAAILKGAQLPFGGHKGSAVALMVELLAGLCGGPYSDVAVDASGAGVPVGAVFVLALSPAALGGPDALAEAGAFVDRLRRVPGVRVPGERRHRNRRKGGPIMVEARILDEVRALVGSG
- a CDS encoding 2OG-Fe(II) oxygenase gives rise to the protein MATEGKPAADVKATVDALDWAAIGAEIDAYGVARTGPLLNPATCAALAALYAQERFRSRVIMKRHGFGSGEYKYFADPLPETVATLREAVYPHAARIANGWADRLAMDRYPATLGEMLARCHAEGQEKPTPLILKYGPGDYNCLHQDLYGAVAFPLQLVVLLSDPAGFEGGELVLTEQRPRMQSRAEVVTLAQGEGALFTTSVRPRRGTKGDHRVMLRHGVSRLRSGERYTLGVIFHDAA
- the ada gene encoding bifunctional DNA-binding transcriptional regulator/O6-methylguanine-DNA methyltransferase Ada, which translates into the protein MSIQEEMSHSARPLPEDSRWTAVCARDAEQDGAFVYAVATTGVYCRPSCPSRRPNRENVTFYPLPREAEAAGYRACRRCTPTQMSPAQRNALMVEAACRALERGPVPLATLAEAAGVSAHHFHRTFKAHTGTTPAQYARAGRARRAAEALAAGDRPAGAAFAAGFASLSRFYDEAAARFTIAPATLADGGRGEVMVLASGQADLGVVTVVFSRQGIAAVRLSDTLEAGRLEAAALFRDALLIDGGAPFDALVADVVAAVREPARAMELPVDIRGTAFEERVWAALRAIPIGSTASYAEVAAAIGAPTSHRAVARACGANRIAVLVPCHRVVRADGSLAGYRWGVERKAALLDRERDHRRETAHGH
- a CDS encoding SDR family oxidoreductase, with amino-acid sequence MTDSQRLKGKTALITGAASGFGRGIAERYVAEGARVVVLDINEGGAKEVAGSLGDAATAVACDITDGAAVSAAVDAATSAFGELDILVNNAGWSNPNTPVMNVDEATFDKLFAVNVKSIFHFTRAIVPHWRAIGRGVMINVGSTAGLRPRPGLVWYNATKATVNNITKSLAIELAGDRIRVCGIAPVMGETGLLETFMGMPDTPENRKKFIATIPLGRLSKPSDIAGAAVYLASDDADLVTGVNLEIDGGRCI